The following nucleotide sequence is from Photobacterium gaetbulicola Gung47.
GCCGGCAATCGTAAGCGGTGCCGAGCAGTGAGACCGAGGTGGTGAAATTGTGCGGGCTCATGGTGACCACGGTATCGGCCCCCATCTGGTAGGCATTGTTTTTCAGCTCGTTGACCGCACCCTGGATGAGGAGGTCGTTGCTGTAAAACAGATAGGAGTACCAGTGCCCTTCGTTGCCGGTTACTTCACCCACCCAGCTGCAGCTATCAAGGCTCGGCAAGCTGGTGGTAAAAACGCGGACTTGGCCGGCTTGCGGCAGAAGCTCTTCGCTTGGCGTCGTACAGCCGACGAGCAACAGGCTGACAAGACCTGCCAATACTACTTTTCTCATTGTATATTCAAATAACCTACTGATGACGCCACAATCGGCGCTAGATTAGCACCGTTCGCCTCTTATGCTAAGTGGGGATGTGTAAAGTAATTTTACCTGACCACAATCTAATAAAATCGGCCGTTGATCGACTCGGAAAGCGCTGCCGCCCGGGTTGAAATGGTGTGCCAGCTATCAAGTCGAGCCCACAGCAACTCGGTGGTCAACTCGTTGAGAAAACTAGGGATGATGGCCAACCGATCACAATAAGCGTCGCTTTCGTCGGTTAGGCCAAATTTTTGCGCTATTGCCCGTACCGAACCATCACAGCTCTGTGCTTGTAAATACTGCCTGAGTGCATGGAAAAAGACGTGATATTCGACCCTAACATGGGCAGGGTATTCCCGCCATACAGTAAGGAGCACCTTCCGATACGGGACGATAAGCTCTCCGTCCTTGTCTTTGTTGCAATCGACGAAGCCGTCTTGATCTTCGAAATAATCATCGGGCCCGTATTCGGTGGCATCGTCGGGGTTAAACCTGATGGCGAAGTAGTCATCATTGCCAACCATGCTGATCATTTCGAGGCAATATTCGGCGATTGTCTCTGGCGAGAAGCCAATATGGTCGAACACCTCAAAGCACAATTGGCGAGCGTTGTAGTCGCCATCGATAGTACAGGCGTAACAGAACGCCCCCTGTTTATGTCCGAACTTTAGCCATTGTTTGAAATCGGCAATCTCGCTCAGTTTGGACGAGTGCCGGGCGTTTTGGTACAGCTCGGCCTCGACGTCGTTAACGATGGCTAACGTGTTGTCGATGATCCGTTTAACTTCGATTGCAGACATGTCTTGGATTGGTCGCCCAGATAGAGTGGATAAACATCGGGTTGAGTATGTGTCGCCTAGTCTATCAGGCAAGGTTAACCGCTGTCCCATATCCAGATCGCGGAAATTGCCATTTTGACGGCAGGTATAGTTGGCTAACGGTTTGAGATAACTGTTGTGTATAGCGGAGGTTTTTGCTGAAGATGGTGGGAATATCACGATGGATACCCCCACGATGGCAACGGGTGGTTACAAATGTGAGTTGATATTAGCTACATAGCATCAACACAAGTTACACTCGATCTTGCCTAAAACAGGTCACATCGACTTCGACTTTTACATCAACCACCAAATCACAGACCATACAGATTCGTGCGGGTGGGTGGTCACCGAAAAACTCCTTGAACACCTTATTAAATGATTGGAAGTAGCGGGAGTCCGTGAGTACGACCTTGACGTGTACCACATCTTCTAGCGTGTAATTCGCCTCCTCCATAATATTGATGCAGTTCTGAATGGCGAGACGTGATTGCTCAACAATCCCGCCCTCAACAACTTCGCCATCGATCATGGGTGTTTGGCCCGAGACATACAAAAATCCCCCGGCTTGGGTGGCGCGGGCGAACGGCAAGTGCTGTCCGCCGGTTCCCGTACCGCCTTCGATGCCATAGCGGATAATGGTCATTGTACTCTCCTGTATAGGTCGACAAACTCTTTGGCCAAATCCTTCATCAATACGGCATTCATCAGGTGATCCTGGGCATGTACCATCACCAAAGTCACCGGTACCTTACCTTCGCCCTCATCAAGGCCGATCAGAGACGTTTGTACATCGTGAGCCATCTTCAGGTACTTAGCACACTCTTCCAAGGCCAGATCACAAGCCGCGAAATCATTTGTTTTGGCATATTGTATTGCGGCCATCGCTTCACTCTTTGACTGACCGGCATTGGTGATCAGGTTCATTACCGTCAGTTCGTAATCATCTTTGTTCACAATAGATCTCAACTTATCGTTGTTAGATTGAATTTCTGCCAGGGCTTTAACTGGTCCAGAAAGCGGATATTTTCGTGACTGATACGGCCAACGACATTGGAGCACCCGGTGTTTTCGAAGTCCTGCAAAGCGATATGCAATTCACCGGTATACTTGTTGTAGGCATCGTTTTCGACAATGACATCCCCACGCCGGATCATCGGGTTTGTTCCTTTCGGCTTAATACTTTTTCCTTTGTAGAGGTTACGGGTATGGCTAGAACGTATTGTCCTCTCGTTGATGTCACCGCGGACCCAATGTATTTGGTCCAAGACAATGGCACGTTCAACGTCGGTGATGTCTTGGTGTAATTCCACATCCAGCTCTAACAGCGCACGGTTAACGCTCGCGAGGGCGGCAAGCTCTTGGTCTGAGGCAAAGGCGTTTGCGATGAGTACATCATCAACTACGCCCGAGTTGAA
It contains:
- a CDS encoding putative outer membrane lipoprotein, coding for MRKVVLAGLVSLLLVGCTTPSEELLPQAGQVRVFTTSLPSLDSCSWVGEVTGNEGHWYSYLFYSNDLLIQGAVNELKNNAYQMGADTVVTMSPHNFTTSVSLLGTAYDCRP
- a CDS encoding hypothetical protein (COG0251), with product MTIIRYGIEGGTGTGGQHLPFARATQAGGFLYVSGQTPMIDGEVVEGGIVEQSRLAIQNCINIMEEANYTLEDVVHVKVVLTDSRYFQSFNKVFKEFFGDHPPARICMVCDLVVDVKVEVDVTCFRQDRV
- a CDS encoding hypothetical protein (COG1447), encoding MNKDDYELTVMNLITNAGQSKSEAMAAIQYAKTNDFAACDLALEECAKYLKMAHDVQTSLIGLDEGEGKVPVTLVMVHAQDHLMNAVLMKDLAKEFVDLYRRVQ